A genomic segment from Ornithorhynchus anatinus isolate Pmale09 chromosome 16, mOrnAna1.pri.v4, whole genome shotgun sequence encodes:
- the IER5 gene encoding immediate early response gene 5 protein, which produces MEFKLEAHRIVSISLGKIYNSRVQRGGIKLHKNLLVSLVLRSARQVYLSDPCQGLCLGPAAGPPQGWGEAAEAPPDAMEPERPADTEAPRAGSGDSLPGEEEAPGPSAQSGEGGAGGGSSPAPHRDAPGADEPSARRCPCCRRCCDLPGDGDGGGGSGGSGGCGCRRRPEDQPAPPSPNCPRKRSGAGPRPAAGSSPLKKPRRDSPGDEEEEMETGNVANLITIFGSGFSGLLRKSPGGGPEGEEGPPQPGPEGAGAEPGAAPVCCDKPVLRNLNPWGTAIVAF; this is translated from the coding sequence ATGGAGTTCAAGCTGGAGGCGCACCGGATCGTCAGCATTTCCCTGGGCAAGATCTACAACTCGCGGGTGCAACGCGGCGGCATCAAGCTGCACAAGAACCTGCTGGTCTCGCTGGTGCTGCGCAGCGCCCGCCAGGTCTACCTGAGCGACCCCTGCCAGGGGCTCTGCCTgggcccggccgccgggcccccgcagggctggggagaggcggCCGAGGCCCCCCCGGACGCCATGGAGCCGGAGCGGCCGGCGGACACCGAGGCGCCGAGGGCGGGCAGCGGCGACTCcctgccgggggaggaggaggcgcccGGCCCCAGCGCGCAAAGCGGAGAAGGAGGAGCGGGAGGCGGCTCAAGTCCTGCCCCCCACCGAGACGCCCCGGGCGCGGACGAGCCCTCGGCGCGGCGCTGCCCCTGCTGCCGGCGCTGCTGCGACCTCCCCGGcgacggcgacggcggcggcggctcgggcGGCTCGGGCGGCTGCGGTTGCCGCCGCCGGCCGGAGGACCAGCCCGCGCCGCCGTCGCCCAACTGCCCCAGGAagaggagcggggccgggccccgcccggcgGCCGGCTCGTCCCCGCTGAAGAAGCCGCGGAGAGACTCGCCcggcgacgaggaggaggagatggagacggGCAACGTGGCCAACCTCATCACCATCTTCGGCTCCGGCTTCTCGGGACTGCTGCGCAAAAGCCCCGGCGGAGGCccggagggcgaggaggggccgccccagcccggcccggagggagccggggccgaGCCCGGAGCCGCCCCGGTCTGCTGCGACAAGCCCGTGCTCAGGAACCTCAACCCCTGGGGCACGGCCATCGTGGCCTTCtga